A DNA window from Streptomyces sp. 71268 contains the following coding sequences:
- a CDS encoding TerD family protein, producing MAVSLSKGGNVSLTKEAPGLTAVTVGLGWDVRTTTGQDFDLDASAIAVNPSGKVYSDQHFVFFNNKATPDQSIVHTGDNLTGQGEGDDEQINVNLAGLPADVEKIVFPVSIYDAESRSQNFGQVRNAYIRILNQAGGTEIARYDLSEDAATETAMVFGELYRNGAEWKFRAVGQGYASGLTGIAQDFGVNV from the coding sequence ATGGCTGTAAGCCTGTCCAAGGGCGGCAACGTCTCGCTCACCAAGGAGGCACCGGGCCTGACCGCCGTCACGGTGGGCCTCGGCTGGGACGTCCGCACCACCACCGGCCAGGACTTCGACCTGGACGCCAGCGCCATCGCCGTGAACCCGAGCGGCAAGGTCTACTCGGACCAGCACTTCGTCTTCTTCAACAACAAGGCGACGCCGGACCAGTCGATCGTGCACACCGGTGACAACCTCACCGGCCAGGGCGAGGGCGACGACGAGCAGATCAACGTCAACCTGGCCGGCCTGCCCGCCGACGTCGAGAAGATCGTCTTCCCGGTCTCCATCTACGACGCCGAGAGCCGCAGCCAGAACTTCGGCCAGGTGCGCAACGCGTACATCCGCATCCTCAACCAGGCCGGTGGCACGGAGATCGCCCGCTACGACCTGAGCGAGGACGCGGCGACCGAGACCGCCATGGTCTTCGGCGAGCTGTACCGCAACGGCGCCGAGTGGAAGTTCCGCGCCGTCGGCCAGGGCTACGCCTCCGGCCTCACGGGCATCGCGCAGGACTTCGGCGTCAACGTCTGA
- a CDS encoding DUF397 domain-containing protein: MPGTDLYSLPLKEADFRTPCGGNTHPDGESCVTLSRIGEDAWALGDSKQPGLPPLRFTTAELDAAGIDPARFGLSA; encoded by the coding sequence ATGCCCGGAACCGACCTCTACAGCCTGCCCCTCAAGGAAGCCGACTTCCGCACACCCTGCGGCGGCAACACCCACCCGGACGGCGAGTCCTGCGTGACCCTCTCCAGGATCGGTGAGGACGCGTGGGCGCTCGGGGACAGCAAGCAGCCCGGCCTGCCCCCGCTGCGCTTCACCACCGCCGAACTGGACGCGGCCGGCATCGACCCGGCCCGCTTCGGCCTCTCGGCCTGA
- a CDS encoding helix-turn-helix transcriptional regulator, with the protein MKSTDIGQALRELREAGGKQAKAVARGAVMSPSKLSKIENGVLAPSVIDVERILTALEVSEEAKARLMELARQVATEATAWRIYRRSGLHKHQEEIRAIEASTRLLRLFQPSCVPGLLQTPEYVRGILKDWDLTEDALEKMVGARLKRHDVLHDEGRRFHFLVTESVLRWEVVKARSMAMQLDKLISMSRFPNITIGVIPQQGAKPGLPTSAFTLFDARLATIEVPHAEITTSEIPDIDLYLRKFQKFERVAVTGEDMRALVAGVRDDFLRQQETR; encoded by the coding sequence GTGAAGAGCACGGACATCGGGCAAGCGCTGCGGGAACTGCGAGAGGCCGGCGGAAAGCAGGCCAAAGCCGTGGCCCGTGGCGCTGTCATGTCCCCGAGCAAGCTCAGCAAGATCGAGAATGGCGTGCTCGCGCCCAGCGTCATCGACGTCGAGCGCATCCTCACGGCCCTGGAGGTCTCCGAGGAGGCCAAGGCCCGACTGATGGAGCTTGCCCGGCAGGTGGCGACAGAGGCCACCGCGTGGCGCATCTACCGGCGTTCGGGGCTCCATAAACACCAGGAAGAGATCAGGGCCATAGAGGCCAGCACAAGGCTTCTCAGGCTGTTTCAGCCGTCCTGTGTTCCTGGGTTGCTTCAGACGCCAGAATACGTGCGAGGCATCCTCAAGGACTGGGATCTCACCGAGGACGCACTGGAGAAGATGGTCGGTGCTCGACTCAAGCGTCATGACGTCCTGCATGACGAGGGACGTAGGTTCCACTTTCTCGTCACGGAGTCAGTGCTCCGCTGGGAGGTCGTCAAGGCTCGTTCCATGGCGATGCAGTTGGACAAGCTCATCAGCATGTCAAGGTTTCCCAACATCACCATCGGAGTGATTCCACAGCAAGGTGCGAAGCCGGGGCTTCCCACTTCGGCCTTCACCCTCTTCGACGCTCGGCTGGCCACCATCGAGGTGCCTCACGCCGAGATCACCACAAGCGAAATCCCCGATATCGACCTGTACCTGAGAAAGTTTCAGAAGTTCGAGCGGGTGGCCGTTACCGGTGAGGACATGCGGGCCCTCGTGGCAGGCGTTCGGGACGACTTCTTGAGGCAACAGGAAACACGGTAG
- the arfB gene encoding alternative ribosome rescue aminoacyl-tRNA hydrolase ArfB, with the protein MPGPYVIRGSVSLPEAELIWRFSRSSGPGGQHVNTSDSQVELRFDLAATDALPPVWKERALQRLAGRLVNGVVSVRASEHRSQWRNRETAAVRLASLLAEATAPPPKPRRPTRIPRGINERRLREKKQRGDTKRGRSGRDWH; encoded by the coding sequence ATGCCCGGGCCCTATGTCATCCGTGGCTCGGTCTCCCTGCCGGAGGCCGAGCTGATCTGGCGTTTCTCCCGCTCGTCGGGGCCCGGCGGACAGCACGTCAACACCAGTGACAGTCAGGTGGAGCTGCGGTTCGACCTGGCCGCGACCGACGCGTTGCCGCCCGTGTGGAAGGAGCGCGCCCTCCAGCGGCTGGCCGGGCGGCTGGTGAACGGCGTGGTGTCCGTGCGGGCCTCGGAGCACCGCTCCCAGTGGCGCAACCGCGAGACCGCGGCCGTCCGGCTGGCGTCCCTGCTCGCCGAGGCCACCGCGCCGCCTCCCAAGCCCCGCCGCCCCACCCGCATCCCGCGCGGCATCAACGAGCGCCGGCTGCGCGAGAAGAAGCAGCGCGGCGACACCAAGCGGGGCCGTTCCGGGCGCGACTGGCACTAG
- a CDS encoding DUF6879 family protein translates to MNISTDEFGKLFTTFEREAFRLEALDDYSGSSDPEMIRAFLAGEPQPVDYNQQWVGDVRRSTAAGRRVYRVHVVSRPLTDYLRFELGWGYTKNQTAGEEFFILDTTDQENPVPGVPDFWMFDESQVASMNYGEQGEFLGAALEPDPEDWVRVRDTAMRHAVPFPDWWERHGGK, encoded by the coding sequence GTGAATATCTCAACGGATGAGTTCGGGAAACTCTTCACCACCTTCGAGCGGGAAGCGTTCCGGCTGGAAGCGCTGGACGACTACAGCGGCTCGTCCGACCCGGAAATGATCCGCGCCTTTCTGGCCGGTGAACCCCAGCCCGTCGACTACAACCAGCAGTGGGTGGGCGACGTGCGGCGCAGCACGGCGGCCGGTAGGCGTGTGTACCGCGTGCACGTGGTCTCGCGGCCTCTCACGGACTACCTCCGATTCGAACTCGGCTGGGGTTACACCAAGAACCAGACGGCCGGAGAGGAGTTCTTCATTCTCGACACCACGGACCAGGAGAACCCCGTACCCGGAGTTCCTGACTTCTGGATGTTCGACGAGTCCCAGGTCGCCTCGATGAACTACGGCGAACAAGGCGAATTCCTTGGTGCCGCATTGGAGCCCGATCCCGAGGACTGGGTGCGGGTACGCGACACCGCCATGCGCCATGCCGTGCCGTTCCCTGATTGGTGGGAACGGCACGGAGGCAAGTGA